One window of Oryza brachyantha chromosome 12, ObraRS2, whole genome shotgun sequence genomic DNA carries:
- the LOC102722921 gene encoding protein ALP1-like — MVTTIRDHVRKRREEGDDEMMLFIFPALHLMSSRGGKEKKRRHTSKLTGEEHVRELLEGHVKNCRTTFRMEPDIFRALANYLRIEGLVRDTRIKVEEKLAFFLYMLSHNASYEDLQVEFGHSSDTFHRHIKHFFNLVIPTLSNRFLKPSDPNQVHLKIQRDPQFYPYFKNCIGAIDGTHVPVSISSEKAAPFRNRKGTLSQNVMIACDFDLSVTFISSGWEGSATNARVLSSAMNNGFKVPPGKFYLVDGGYANTASCLAPYRRVRYHLKEFGRGHRRPQNYKELFNHRHAVLRNHVERTLGIIKKRFPILKVETFHKINNQVKIPVAAALLHNIIRSLNGDEQWLDDQPDNIDPQNFVDLPADNEVNDQGTNQGNALRDMIAQEMWYDYRHHRN; from the exons aTGGTTACAACAATAAGAGATCATGTTAGAAAGAGGAGGGAAGAGGGGGACGATGAAATGATGTTGTTTATTTTCCCTGCACTACATCTTATGAGTTCTAGAggaggaaaggaaaagaagcGTCGACATACTTCGAAGCTAACAGGGGAGGAACATGTTCGGGAGCTACTTGAAGGACATGTCAAGAACTGTCGGACAACATTTCGGATGGAACCAGACATATTTAGAGCCCTAGCCAATTACCTTAGGATTGAAGGATTGGTTCGTGATACTAGGATTAAGGTTGAAGAGAAGCTGGCATTCTTCTTATACATGCTTAGTCACAATGCTTCATATGAGGATCTTCAAGTAGAATTTGGGCACAGTAGTGATACCTTTCATCGTcacataaaacattttttcaaCTTGGTTATCCCTACACTCTCCAATCGATTTCTGAAGCCTTCTGATCCTAATCAAGTGCatttgaaaattcaaagaGATCCTCAATTTTATCCCTACTTCAAG aattgcATTGGTGCAATTGATGGCACCCATGTACCCGTATCCATATCATCTGAAAAGGCTGCTCCATTTAGAAATAGGAAAGGGACTCTTAGCCAAAATGTGATGATAGCATGTGATTTTGATCTGAGTGTCACTTTCATATCTAGTGGATGGGAGGGGTCAGCTACAAATGCTAGAGTTCTTAGCTCCGCAATGAACAATGGTTTCAAAGTACCTCCAGGAAAATTCTACTTGGTTGATGGTGGGTATGCCAATACCGCTTCTTGCCTTGCACCATATCGAAGAGTTAGGTATCATCTGAAGGAGTTTGGGAGGGGTCATCGTAGACCTCAGAACTACAAggaattatttaatcatcGACACGCGGTATTGAGGAATCATGTTGAAAGGACTTTAGGGATCATAAAGAAGCGATTCCCCATCCTCAAAGTTGAAACCTTCCACAAAATAAACAACCAAGTAAAGATACCTGTAGCTGCTGCTTTGTTGCATAATATTATCCGGTCACTCAATGGAGATGAACAATGGTTGGATGACCAACCAGATAATATTGACCCACAAAATTTTGTTGATCTACCAGCTGATAATGAAGTCAATGATCAAGGCACGAATCAAGGCAATGCTCTAAGAGACATGATAGCACAAGAAATGTGGTATGATTACCGACATCATAGGAATTAG